The Carassius auratus strain Wakin chromosome 27, ASM336829v1, whole genome shotgun sequence genome includes a region encoding these proteins:
- the ccr9a gene encoding C-C chemokine receptor type 9a isoform X1 yields MNITESATPSTGLSSEYQDYGDASTTMGDYEGGEICDRAAVREFRMYYEPALYWIIVILGAIGNTLVVWIYTHFKNRLKAMTDVYLLNLAVADLFFLCTLPFWAADSIYGWTFGSGLCKIVSAVYKINFFSSMFLLTCISVDRYIVIVETTKAQNSKRDRLLYSKLICVLIWLLAAVMSIPEFLFARSKEDDQGNHFCMMVYWNNKNNHTKILVLALQICMGFCIPLIVMIFCYTNIIRTLLKTRNFEKHKALRVILAVVAVFVVSQFPYNGMLVFEATQAANTTITNCKEVQRFDIAGQVMKSLAYMHSCLNPFLYAFVGVRFRKDVFRLFQNLGCIPTVKSSKLLQGSSHRPSVMSDTETTNALSL; encoded by the exons ATGAACATTACCGAGTCTGCGACCCCGTCGACTGGGCTGTCTTCAGAATAT CAGGATTATGGAGATGCTTCCACAACTATGGGCGATTATGAAGGTGGGGAAATATGTGACAGAGCAGCAGTGCGAGAGTTTCGAATGTACTATGAGCCAGCTCTCTATTGGATAATTGTGATTCTGGGAGCCATTGGCAACACTCTGGTGGTCTGGATATACACACACTTCAAAAACCGTCTGAAGGCAATGACAGATGTTTATCTACTCAACCTGGCTGTGGCCGATTTGTTCTTCCTCTGCACTCTGCCATTCTGGGCAGCCGACTCAATCTATGGATGGACTTTTGGCTCGGGCCTCTGCAAAATTGTCTCTGCCGTTTACAAAATCAACTTCTTCAGCAGCATGTTTCTACTCACCTGCATCAGCGTCGACCGCTACATAGTGATTGTCGAGACAACCAAAGCGCAGAACTCCAAGAGGGATCGTCTCCTGTACAGCAAACTCATCTGTGTGTTAATCTGGCTCCTGGCGGCCGTGATGTCCATCCCAGAGTTTCTCTTCGCTCGTTCGAAAGAGGACGATCAGGGCAATCACTTCTGTATGATGGTCTACTGgaacaataaaaacaatcataCAAAAATACTGGTCCTGGCTCTCCAGATCTGCATGGGCTTCTGCATTCCTCTCATAGTGATGATCTTCTGCTATACCAACATCATCCGCACCTTGCTGAAGACGAGGAACTTTGAGAAGCACAAGGCCCTGAGGGTCATCTTGGCAGTTGTGGCCGTGTTTGTTGTCTCTCAGTTTCCGTACAACGGCATGTTGGTCTTCGAAGCCACTCAGGCAGCCAATACAACCATCACAAACTGCAAAGAGGTCCAGCGCTTTGACATTGCTGGCCAAGTTATGAAGAGCCTCGCTTACATGCATAGCTGCCTAAATCCGTTCCTATATGCTTTCGTCGGAGTGCGTTTCCGAAAAGATGTCTTTCGACTTTTCCAAAACCTTGGTTGTATTCCAACCGTCAAGAGCTCCAAGTTGCTGCAGGGAAGCTCTCATCGCCCCTCTGTTATGTCGGACACAGAAACCACTAATGCACTCTCATTGTGA
- the zgc:136930 gene encoding thread biopolymer filament subunit gamma, producing the protein MALSISLASSRMSGGYGGYGASGGARLGLGLGGGAGLGGGLGFGAGGGLGLGLGGGAGAGAVLALGGGGGGAMFASPAFTMGRAVAAGGLGGSAALAAGSASGAAVAPILSRAAEKHTLSGLNGRFSTYMAKVRALQQENAALEAKLSQLTGGTDVSQESSVTATVEYEAQLSEYRSTLETLTIDTVKLEIELDNVRGTAHELKAKLDFEQGVKFQLESDIAAMKKDIEMASDLRIDLDAKYSSLKNELDFVNQTQEEELSSLQSKLGTTTMDTSVSMIEVDTGKSFDISAALNKIRMEYEKSVQQHREEAEAYYKLKMDEIQTANAKNTEAVSSTKAEITAARKEMQTLNLELQGLVAANMSLEQSLAEAQAQSSVGVAEYQAQIASLTSAIEVAKADLHKQILAYQELLDIKLALDVEISTYRKLLEGDDFKVPEFTESSYTFSAGQIKVKEIITETSVISDADDTESS; encoded by the exons ATGGCTTTGTCCATTTCCTTGGCCTCTTCCAGGATGTCTGGGGGATATGGAGGGTATGGTGCAAGTGGTGGAGCAAGACTGGGTCTAGGGCTCGGGGGAGGCGCTGGGCTGGGTGGAGGACTGGGCTTTGGAGCTGGTGGAGGTCTAGGCCTTGGCCTTGGTGGTGGTGCAGGAGCTGGCGCAGTATTGGCACTGGGTGGTGGTGGCGGTGGTGCAATGTTTGCCAGTCCTGCATTCACAATGGGTCGCGCCGTTGCTGCAGGAGGACTCGGTGGAAGCGCTGCGCTCGCTGCTGGATCAGCATCAGGTGCTGCTGTGGCCCCGATTCTTTCTAGAGCGGCCGAGAAGCACACACTGTCTGGGCTGAATGGCCGCTTTTCAACGTACATGGCCAAAGTACGGGCGCTACAGCAGGAGAACGCAGCTCTGGAGGCCAAGCTGTCCCAGCTGACTGGGGGCACGGATGTGTCCCAAGAGTCATCTGTGACTGCCACGGTGGAGTATGAGGCCCAGCTGAGTGAATACCGCAGCACACTGGAAACTCTCACCATCGACACTGTTAAACTGGAGATCGAGCTGGACAATGTTCGTGGAACTGCCCATGAACTGAAGGCTAA GCTTGACTTTGAACAAGGAGTGAAGTTTCAGCTGGAGAGTGACATTGCTGCCATGAAAAAG GACATAGAAATGGCATCTGACCTAAGAATTGATTTGGATGCCAAATACTCCAGCCTGAAAAATGAACTGGACTTTGTCAACCAAACACAAGAGGAG GAACTGTCATCTTTGCAATCTAAACTGGGCACAACAACAATGGACACTTCAGTCTCAATGATTGAAGTAGACACTGGGAAGTCCTTTGACATCTCTGCAGCTCTCAACAAGATACGAATGGAATATGAGAAATCTGTGCAGCAACACAGAGAGGAGGCAGAGGCGTATTACAAACTCAAG ATGGATGAGATCCAGACGGCCAATGCCAAAAACACTGAGGCTGTGTCGTCAACTAAAGCTGAGATCACAGCAGCCAGGAAAgagatgcagaccctgaatttagAGCTTCAAGGGCTTGTGGCTGCA AACATGAGTCTGGAGCAGAGTTTAGCAGAGGCCCAGGCCCAGTCCAGTGTGGGTGTTGCTGAATACCAGGCACAGATCGCTAGCCTCACATCAGCCATAGAGGTGGCTAAAGCAGACCTCCACAAACAGATCCTGGCCTATCAAGAGCTGCTGGACATCAAACTCGCCCTGGATGTTGAGATCTCCACCTACAGAAAATTGCTGGAAGGAGATGACTTCAA GGTGCCTGAGTTTACAGAGTCGTCCTACACTTTTTCAG CTGGGCAAATAAAGGTCAAAGAAATTATTACAG AGACATCAGTCATCTCCGATGCAGATGATACTGAATCCTCTTGA
- the ccr9a gene encoding C-C chemokine receptor type 9a isoform X2: protein MNITESATPSTGLSSEYDYGDASTTMGDYEGGEICDRAAVREFRMYYEPALYWIIVILGAIGNTLVVWIYTHFKNRLKAMTDVYLLNLAVADLFFLCTLPFWAADSIYGWTFGSGLCKIVSAVYKINFFSSMFLLTCISVDRYIVIVETTKAQNSKRDRLLYSKLICVLIWLLAAVMSIPEFLFARSKEDDQGNHFCMMVYWNNKNNHTKILVLALQICMGFCIPLIVMIFCYTNIIRTLLKTRNFEKHKALRVILAVVAVFVVSQFPYNGMLVFEATQAANTTITNCKEVQRFDIAGQVMKSLAYMHSCLNPFLYAFVGVRFRKDVFRLFQNLGCIPTVKSSKLLQGSSHRPSVMSDTETTNALSL from the exons ATGAACATTACCGAGTCTGCGACCCCGTCGACTGGGCTGTCTTCAGAATAT GATTATGGAGATGCTTCCACAACTATGGGCGATTATGAAGGTGGGGAAATATGTGACAGAGCAGCAGTGCGAGAGTTTCGAATGTACTATGAGCCAGCTCTCTATTGGATAATTGTGATTCTGGGAGCCATTGGCAACACTCTGGTGGTCTGGATATACACACACTTCAAAAACCGTCTGAAGGCAATGACAGATGTTTATCTACTCAACCTGGCTGTGGCCGATTTGTTCTTCCTCTGCACTCTGCCATTCTGGGCAGCCGACTCAATCTATGGATGGACTTTTGGCTCGGGCCTCTGCAAAATTGTCTCTGCCGTTTACAAAATCAACTTCTTCAGCAGCATGTTTCTACTCACCTGCATCAGCGTCGACCGCTACATAGTGATTGTCGAGACAACCAAAGCGCAGAACTCCAAGAGGGATCGTCTCCTGTACAGCAAACTCATCTGTGTGTTAATCTGGCTCCTGGCGGCCGTGATGTCCATCCCAGAGTTTCTCTTCGCTCGTTCGAAAGAGGACGATCAGGGCAATCACTTCTGTATGATGGTCTACTGgaacaataaaaacaatcataCAAAAATACTGGTCCTGGCTCTCCAGATCTGCATGGGCTTCTGCATTCCTCTCATAGTGATGATCTTCTGCTATACCAACATCATCCGCACCTTGCTGAAGACGAGGAACTTTGAGAAGCACAAGGCCCTGAGGGTCATCTTGGCAGTTGTGGCCGTGTTTGTTGTCTCTCAGTTTCCGTACAACGGCATGTTGGTCTTCGAAGCCACTCAGGCAGCCAATACAACCATCACAAACTGCAAAGAGGTCCAGCGCTTTGACATTGCTGGCCAAGTTATGAAGAGCCTCGCTTACATGCATAGCTGCCTAAATCCGTTCCTATATGCTTTCGTCGGAGTGCGTTTCCGAAAAGATGTCTTTCGACTTTTCCAAAACCTTGGTTGTATTCCAACCGTCAAGAGCTCCAAGTTGCTGCAGGGAAGCTCTCATCGCCCCTCTGTTATGTCGGACACAGAAACCACTAATGCACTCTCATTGTGA